The following are from one region of the Nicotiana tabacum cultivar K326 chromosome 3, ASM71507v2, whole genome shotgun sequence genome:
- the LOC107795333 gene encoding uncharacterized protein LOC107795333 isoform X2 yields the protein MIQQKNQDLASSLPALPRLDRLDRLLLEEKHGLSGRHSPYKKEEVQLEDQCKTLTLSSALEQVHHKGTLMERLSVVETRLLQLSQISLYMDEGKLSRSSSSTGVLSSSEKSGHTSVTSTVLTGQDEDEKANLHEKIKNSLAVAVEEKCLSIEGYLTEKTEQSTNMSRIKRRKSHRKWPGWLRLLGC from the exons ATGATCCAACAAAAAAATCAAGACTTGGCTTCTTCCTTGCCTGCTCTTCCACGATTAGATCGACTTGATCGTCTG CTTCTGGAAGAGAAACATGGCCTTTCAGGAAGACATTCTCCCTATAAGAAAGAGGAAGTACAATTAGAGGATCAGTGCAAGACTCTGACTCTATCCTCTGCTCTGGAACAAGTTCATCACAAAGGCACACTCATGGAGCGACTTTCCGTCGTTGAGACTCGACTTTTGCAG TTAAGCCAGATAAGCCTATATATGGATGAAGGGAAATTGTCAAGGTCGAGCTCATCAACAGGTGTACTTTCTTCTTCTGAGAAGTCAGGGCATACTTCAGTTACCTCTACAGTGCTTACAGGTCAGGACGAGGACGAAAAAGCAAATCTCCATGAGAAGATCAAAAACTCCCTTGCAGTTGCAGTTGAG GAAAAATGCTTGTCAATTGAAGGATATTTGACAGAAAAGACAGAACAAAGTACTAACATGAGTAGGATTAAGAGAAGGAAATCCCACAGAAAATGGCCTGGCTGGCTCCGACTACTGGGATGTTGA
- the LOC107795333 gene encoding uncharacterized protein LOC107795333 isoform X1, with protein MIQQKNQDLASSLPALPRLDRLDRLLQLLEEKHGLSGRHSPYKKEEVQLEDQCKTLTLSSALEQVHHKGTLMERLSVVETRLLQLSQISLYMDEGKLSRSSSSTGVLSSSEKSGHTSVTSTVLTGQDEDEKANLHEKIKNSLAVAVEEKCLSIEGYLTEKTEQSTNMSRIKRRKSHRKWPGWLRLLGC; from the exons ATGATCCAACAAAAAAATCAAGACTTGGCTTCTTCCTTGCCTGCTCTTCCACGATTAGATCGACTTGATCGTCTG CTGCAGCTTCTGGAAGAGAAACATGGCCTTTCAGGAAGACATTCTCCCTATAAGAAAGAGGAAGTACAATTAGAGGATCAGTGCAAGACTCTGACTCTATCCTCTGCTCTGGAACAAGTTCATCACAAAGGCACACTCATGGAGCGACTTTCCGTCGTTGAGACTCGACTTTTGCAG TTAAGCCAGATAAGCCTATATATGGATGAAGGGAAATTGTCAAGGTCGAGCTCATCAACAGGTGTACTTTCTTCTTCTGAGAAGTCAGGGCATACTTCAGTTACCTCTACAGTGCTTACAGGTCAGGACGAGGACGAAAAAGCAAATCTCCATGAGAAGATCAAAAACTCCCTTGCAGTTGCAGTTGAG GAAAAATGCTTGTCAATTGAAGGATATTTGACAGAAAAGACAGAACAAAGTACTAACATGAGTAGGATTAAGAGAAGGAAATCCCACAGAAAATGGCCTGGCTGGCTCCGACTACTGGGATGTTGA